In one Polaribacter sp. ALD11 genomic region, the following are encoded:
- a CDS encoding Fur family transcriptional regulator — MMRRNTPSKEAVLNTLTETGKAMSQDEIEQKISIDINRATIYRILNRFCEDGIIHRIVAENGKQYFALYSNSKEVKQAKDHYHFRCTNCETIECLHIEVNLSIPDGYLVQGMNCVLTGLCKKCS; from the coding sequence ATGATGAGAAGAAATACTCCTAGTAAAGAGGCTGTTTTAAACACTTTAACAGAAACAGGAAAAGCGATGAGTCAAGATGAAATTGAACAAAAAATTTCTATTGATATTAATAGAGCTACCATATATCGTATTTTAAACAGGTTTTGTGAAGATGGTATTATACACAGAATTGTTGCTGAAAATGGAAAACAATATTTTGCATTATATAGTAACTCTAAAGAAGTAAAACAAGCCAAGGATCACTATCATTTTAGATGTACTAATTGTGAAACCATAGAATGTTTACATATTGAAGTTAATTTATCTATTCCGGATGGGTATCTGGTGCAAGGTATGAACTGTGTTTTAACAGGGCTATGTAAAAAGTGTTCGTAG